The following are from one region of the Pelagibius sp. CAU 1746 genome:
- a CDS encoding ANTAR domain-containing protein yields the protein MNGFRTPNFRGWQVAVLHREDAGMQRLARQLERFGVATQFAWPCLERLEPAVKAVFFDGDSGYDGLFPWPAGQPPVPLIALMRSEAPGRLEWVMAQGISSHLVKPVQSSGVYSALVLASHSFAQAREQEARIEALRKRLRQRPEVIRAVLTLMRLGGLDEDKAFAILRAAAMERRVTVEALCAAADEVVLRALLPRRQSGGFGVR from the coding sequence ATGAACGGCTTCCGCACGCCCAACTTCCGCGGCTGGCAGGTGGCGGTCCTGCACCGCGAGGATGCGGGCATGCAGCGGCTGGCCCGCCAACTGGAGCGCTTCGGCGTCGCCACGCAATTCGCCTGGCCCTGCCTGGAACGCCTGGAACCGGCGGTCAAGGCGGTGTTCTTCGACGGCGACAGCGGCTACGACGGTCTCTTTCCCTGGCCCGCCGGCCAGCCGCCCGTGCCGCTCATCGCGCTGATGCGCTCCGAGGCGCCGGGGCGCCTGGAATGGGTGATGGCCCAGGGCATCTCCTCGCACCTCGTCAAGCCGGTGCAGTCCAGCGGCGTCTACAGCGCCCTGGTGCTGGCCAGCCACAGCTTCGCCCAGGCCCGCGAGCAGGAGGCGCGCATCGAGGCGTTGCGGAAGCGCCTGCGCCAGCGCCCGGAGGTGATCCGCGCGGTGCTGACGCTGATGCGCCTCGGCGGCCTGGACGAGGACAAGGCCTTCGCGATCCTGCGCGCCGCCGCCATGGAGCGGCGCGTCACCGTGGAAGCTCTCTGCGCGGCCGCCGACGAGGTCGTCCTGCGCGCGCTCTTGCCCCGGCGCCAAAGCGGTGGTTTCGGCGTGCGATGA
- a CDS encoding ABC transporter permease, whose translation MTVLKELLRRKLAVFGLLIIAVIVIMALLAPFITPFAPDAQLFEGLTLEGAPLPPGGDFILGTDLLGRDLFSRLVYGARTSLVIGIVANGVAVLTGAIIGITAGFLRGFVGALLMRFTDLMMAFPALLLAIVLAAIFRPSLWIVALVIAMVNWVQVARVIYTETISLSERDFVEAERSLGASRLRILVQHIAPHLVSTMVVWATLGIATTVLLEATLSFLGIGVQPPTPSWGNIIFENQTYFTTAPWLVFIPGAAILLLALSFNVVGDALRDILDPKQKGRS comes from the coding sequence ATGACGGTGCTCAAGGAACTGCTGCGGCGTAAGCTTGCCGTCTTCGGGCTGCTGATCATCGCCGTCATCGTGATCATGGCGCTGCTGGCGCCGTTCATCACCCCCTTCGCGCCGGACGCACAGCTCTTCGAGGGGCTGACCTTGGAGGGGGCGCCGCTGCCGCCGGGCGGAGACTTCATTCTCGGCACCGACCTTCTGGGCCGCGACCTCTTCTCGCGTCTGGTCTACGGCGCGCGCACCTCGCTGGTGATCGGCATCGTCGCCAACGGCGTCGCCGTGCTCACCGGCGCCATCATCGGCATCACCGCTGGGTTCCTGCGGGGCTTCGTGGGTGCCCTTCTGATGCGCTTCACCGATCTGATGATGGCCTTTCCCGCACTTCTGCTGGCGATCGTTCTGGCGGCGATCTTCCGTCCCAGCCTGTGGATCGTCGCGCTGGTCATCGCCATGGTGAACTGGGTGCAGGTGGCGCGGGTCATCTACACCGAGACCATCTCTCTTTCCGAGCGTGATTTCGTCGAGGCGGAGCGCAGCCTCGGCGCCTCGCGGCTGCGCATTCTGGTGCAGCACATCGCCCCGCACCTGGTGTCGACCATGGTGGTCTGGGCGACGCTGGGCATCGCGACCACGGTGCTACTGGAGGCGACGCTCAGTTTCCTCGGGATCGGCGTGCAACCGCCGACGCCAAGCTGGGGCAACATCATCTTCGAGAACCAGACCTACTTCACCACCGCGCCCTGGCTGGTCTTCATTCCCGGCGCGGCGATCCTGCTGCTGGCATTGTCCTTCAACGTCGTCGGGGACGCCCTGCGCGACATTCTCGACCCCAAGCAGAAGGGCCGAAGCTGA
- a CDS encoding ABC transporter permease, which produces MAAYLLRRLLGSALILLGISLVTFVLLYLLPADPARQIAGRSATAATVESIREQLGLNLPFYERYLHYLAGLLQGDLGRSYIQKTEVNTLIASRLPPSLLLMAAGICAELVIGLTVGIVAAVRRRTKLDQGLMVFSFVGVSAPQFVVGILLIYVFAYWLNWFPLSGYGTPQHVVLPALTLGFLGAGWYARMMRSSMLDVLQQDFVRTARAKGLSKGRVVLHHAVPNALLPVVAMVGIDIGLLMSGIVVVESVFGWPGIGQLAWQAIQRVDIPIIMGVTLVAACAIVIGNLVADIVALFIDPRIKLR; this is translated from the coding sequence ATGGCGGCTTACCTGCTGCGGCGGCTGCTCGGGTCGGCGTTGATCCTGCTGGGGATCAGTCTGGTGACCTTCGTGCTGCTCTATCTGCTGCCGGCCGACCCGGCGCGCCAGATCGCCGGGCGCAGTGCCACCGCGGCAACTGTGGAGAGCATCCGCGAGCAGCTCGGTCTCAATCTGCCGTTCTATGAGCGCTATCTGCACTATCTGGCCGGCCTGTTGCAGGGCGACCTGGGCCGCTCCTACATCCAGAAGACCGAGGTCAACACCCTGATCGCCTCACGGCTGCCGCCCAGCCTGCTGCTCATGGCCGCCGGCATCTGCGCCGAGCTGGTAATCGGCCTGACTGTCGGGATCGTCGCGGCGGTGCGTCGGCGGACGAAGCTCGACCAGGGTCTCATGGTCTTTTCCTTCGTCGGGGTCTCGGCGCCGCAGTTCGTGGTCGGCATCCTGTTGATCTATGTCTTCGCCTACTGGCTCAACTGGTTTCCGCTCAGCGGTTACGGCACGCCGCAGCACGTGGTGCTGCCGGCCCTGACTCTCGGATTTCTGGGCGCCGGCTGGTACGCCCGCATGATGCGCTCCTCCATGCTGGACGTGCTGCAGCAGGATTTCGTGCGCACGGCGCGGGCCAAGGGCCTCAGCAAGGGGCGGGTCGTGCTGCACCACGCGGTACCCAACGCCCTGCTGCCGGTGGTCGCCATGGTCGGGATCGACATCGGCCTGCTGATGAGCGGCATCGTGGTGGTCGAATCGGTCTTCGGTTGGCCGGGCATCGGTCAACTCGCCTGGCAGGCCATCCAGCGCGTCGACATTCCCATCATCATGGGTGTCACCCTGGTGGCCGCCTGCGCCATTGTCATCGGCAATCTCGTCGCCGACATCGTGGCGCTTTTCATCGATCCCAGGATCAAGCTCAGGTGA
- a CDS encoding ABC transporter substrate-binding protein — protein sequence MKKWLLAGAAVLLLSGSAVAPALAQVKQGGSMTVTYKDDVSTLDPAIGYDWQNWSMIKSLFDGLMDYKPGTTELVPDLAESYEISGDGMTYTFKLRKGVKFHNGREMTAKDVKYSLERVVDPATQSPGAGFFGAIKGFDAASSGDAKGLEGVEAVDDSTVKIVLSRPDATFLHVMALNFAHVVPSEETEKHGADFGKHPVGTGAYKLAEWTLGQRVVFERNKDYYHEGLPRLDQIVFEVGQEPIVALLRLERGEVDIAGDGIPPAKFLETKNNPKFKDLIVEGSQLHTGYVTLNVKTKPFDNLKVRQAVNMAINKDRIVRIINGRAVPANQPLPPLMPGYDESYEGFSYDPAKAKALLAEAGLADGFETELFVANTDPQPRIAQAIQQDLAEIGIKAEIKSLAQANVIAAGGEADQAPMIWSGGMAWIADFPDPSNFYGPILGCGGAVPGGWNWAWYCNETLDARAIKADSMADPSQAAARIEEWKKIFTEIQDEAPWVPIFNEQRFTIRSSRLDGPEGIFVDPVHIPVHYDYVYAKDAQ from the coding sequence ATGAAAAAGTGGTTGCTCGCAGGTGCCGCCGTGCTCCTGCTGTCGGGTTCAGCCGTCGCTCCGGCGCTGGCGCAGGTAAAGCAAGGCGGTTCCATGACCGTCACCTACAAGGACGACGTGTCGACGCTGGACCCGGCCATCGGATACGATTGGCAGAACTGGTCGATGATCAAGAGCCTCTTCGACGGCCTGATGGATTACAAGCCGGGCACCACCGAGCTGGTGCCGGATCTGGCCGAGAGCTACGAGATCTCCGGCGACGGCATGACCTATACCTTCAAGCTGCGCAAGGGCGTGAAGTTCCACAATGGCCGTGAAATGACGGCCAAGGACGTGAAGTACTCGCTGGAGCGCGTGGTCGACCCGGCGACCCAGAGCCCGGGCGCCGGCTTTTTCGGCGCCATCAAGGGTTTCGACGCTGCCTCCTCGGGCGATGCCAAGGGGCTGGAAGGCGTCGAGGCGGTCGACGATTCGACGGTGAAGATCGTGCTGTCGCGGCCGGATGCGACCTTCCTGCATGTCATGGCGCTGAACTTCGCGCATGTGGTTCCCTCCGAGGAGACCGAGAAGCACGGCGCGGACTTCGGCAAGCACCCGGTCGGGACCGGCGCCTATAAGCTGGCGGAGTGGACCCTGGGCCAGCGCGTCGTCTTCGAGCGCAACAAGGACTACTATCACGAGGGCCTGCCGCGTCTCGACCAGATCGTCTTCGAGGTTGGGCAGGAGCCCATCGTCGCCCTGCTGCGCCTGGAGCGCGGCGAGGTGGACATCGCCGGCGACGGCATTCCCCCGGCGAAGTTCCTGGAGACCAAGAACAATCCCAAGTTCAAGGACCTGATCGTCGAGGGCAGCCAGTTGCACACCGGCTACGTCACCTTGAACGTGAAGACGAAGCCCTTCGATAACCTGAAGGTCCGCCAGGCCGTGAACATGGCGATCAACAAGGATCGCATCGTGCGCATCATCAACGGACGCGCCGTGCCGGCCAACCAGCCGCTGCCGCCGCTGATGCCGGGCTACGACGAGAGCTACGAGGGCTTCTCCTACGATCCGGCCAAGGCCAAGGCGCTGCTGGCCGAGGCAGGCTTGGCCGACGGCTTCGAGACCGAGCTCTTCGTCGCCAACACCGACCCGCAGCCGCGCATCGCCCAGGCGATCCAGCAGGATCTGGCCGAGATCGGCATCAAGGCGGAGATCAAGTCCCTGGCCCAGGCCAACGTCATCGCCGCCGGCGGCGAGGCCGACCAGGCGCCGATGATCTGGTCCGGCGGCATGGCCTGGATCGCGGACTTCCCCGATCCCTCTAACTTCTACGGCCCGATCCTGGGCTGCGGCGGCGCCGTGCCGGGCGGCTGGAACTGGGCCTGGTACTGCAACGAGACGCTGGATGCCCGCGCCATCAAGGCGGACTCCATGGCCGATCCTTCCCAGGCCGCGGCGCGCATCGAGGAGTGGAAGAAGATCTTCACGGAAATCCAGGATGAGGCCCCCTGGGTGCCGATCTTCAACGAGCAGCGCTTCACCATCCGCTCCAGCCGTCTCGACGGGCCGGAGGGGATCTTCGTCGATCCGGTGCACATTCCGGTTCACTACGACTACGTTTACGCAAAGGACGCGCAGTAA
- a CDS encoding acetamidase/formamidase family protein produces MCKAHDYTIHGTHHHFGWDRSIPPVMTVAPGSTIEFECLDASGGQLTKDSTVDDVAGLDFGKVNPVTGPVFVEGAEPGDAIKVTIHEFKPSGFGWTANIPGFGLLADQFGEAALNIWKYDAAGLAPALYGPGGRVPLKPFAGTIGLAPAEPGLHSVVPPRRVGGNMDIRDLAAGTELYLPVEVAGALFSIGDTHAAQGDGEVCGTAIESPMDVVLTLDLVKDAGLKMPRFTTPGPVTRHLDEKGYEVTTGVGSDLFEGAKAAVSQMVDLLAARHGMAPVEAYMLCSVCGDLRISEIVDQPNWIVSFYFPRVVLD; encoded by the coding sequence ATGTGCAAAGCCCATGACTACACCATTCATGGCACGCACCATCATTTCGGGTGGGATCGTTCGATCCCACCCGTCATGACCGTCGCGCCCGGCAGCACCATCGAGTTCGAGTGCCTGGACGCCTCCGGCGGCCAGCTCACCAAGGACTCCACGGTGGATGACGTTGCCGGGCTCGATTTCGGCAAGGTGAACCCGGTTACCGGCCCGGTCTTCGTCGAGGGCGCCGAGCCGGGCGATGCCATCAAGGTGACGATCCATGAATTCAAGCCCTCCGGCTTCGGCTGGACGGCCAACATTCCCGGCTTCGGCCTGCTGGCCGACCAGTTCGGCGAGGCGGCCCTCAACATCTGGAAATACGACGCCGCCGGTCTCGCTCCGGCGCTTTACGGGCCGGGCGGCAGGGTGCCGCTGAAGCCCTTCGCCGGAACCATCGGCCTGGCGCCGGCGGAGCCGGGACTGCATTCCGTGGTGCCGCCGCGGCGCGTCGGCGGCAACATGGACATCCGCGACCTGGCGGCGGGCACCGAGCTCTATCTGCCGGTGGAAGTCGCGGGAGCGCTGTTCTCCATCGGCGATACCCACGCCGCCCAGGGCGACGGGGAGGTCTGCGGCACCGCCATCGAAAGCCCGATGGATGTGGTGCTGACGCTCGACCTGGTGAAGGACGCCGGCCTCAAGATGCCGCGCTTCACCACGCCGGGCCCGGTGACCCGTCATCTGGACGAGAAGGGCTACGAGGTGACCACCGGCGTCGGCAGCGACCTCTTCGAGGGCGCCAAGGCGGCGGTCTCCCAGATGGTGGACCTGCTGGCGGCGCGTCACGGCATGGCGCCGGTCGAAGCCTACATGCTGTGCTCGGTCTGCGGCGATTTGCGCATCAGCGAGATTGTCGACCAGCCGAACTGGATCGTGTCCTTTTACTTCCCGCGTGTCGTGCTGGATTGA